In a genomic window of Thermogemmata fonticola:
- a CDS encoding CBS domain-containing protein, with product MAEVLRHLLHLTAGDLMNREVKTLSADMTLKEAAHELSRLGLRGMPVVESNRRVVGMLSVADLARWVAWRNQQAGGKPQACAFQQVERHPGGKEEIRCLLPSGSCPFQRLHVRPDGQPVLLCGDPHGIPTDWQIVETESRPLLVRDVMTTLVRSVSPDTTVPQLARQMLEEGVHRLLVTDDSGSLLGIVSADDLLQVLAHIDDERFGERQGGTCEE from the coding sequence ATGGCCGAGGTCCTCCGCCACTTGTTACACCTCACCGCGGGAGACTTGATGAACCGCGAAGTCAAGACCCTATCCGCCGACATGACTCTGAAGGAAGCGGCGCATGAGCTGTCCCGGCTGGGTTTACGCGGCATGCCGGTGGTGGAATCGAATCGGCGCGTGGTCGGCATGCTCTCGGTAGCGGACCTGGCCCGTTGGGTGGCCTGGCGCAATCAGCAAGCCGGAGGCAAACCGCAGGCCTGTGCCTTCCAACAAGTCGAACGGCATCCGGGCGGCAAGGAAGAAATCCGATGCCTCTTGCCCTCAGGCTCGTGCCCCTTCCAGCGACTGCATGTGCGCCCCGACGGCCAGCCAGTGTTGCTCTGCGGCGATCCTCATGGAATCCCGACAGACTGGCAAATCGTCGAAACCGAAAGCCGCCCCCTCCTGGTGCGGGACGTGATGACCACCCTGGTGCGGTCAGTATCACCGGACACGACTGTGCCGCAGTTAGCTCGCCAGATGCTCGAAGAGGGCGTCCATCGCTTGCTAGTTACGGATGACTCAGGCTCACTCCTGGGAATCGTAAGTGCCGATGACCTGCTCCAGGTCCTGGCCCATATCGATGATGAACGCTTCGGCGAGCGGCAAGGGGGAACATGTGAAGAGTGA
- the glgP gene encoding alpha-glucan family phosphorylase: protein MQTFPATIAYFSMEIGLDPAIPTYSGGLGILAGDTLRAAADLGIPMVGVSLVHRLGYFRQRLDAQGQQYEEPATWNPEQHLEALPPSIRVPLEERQVSVRVWRYWVQGISGWKIPVYLLDTNLEENNAWDRHLTDQLYGGDAYYRLCQEVILGVGGALILQALGHDTIVTYHMNEGHSAFLVLGLLRQLCQGELPSQWTAELHEQVRQRCVFTTHTPVPAGHDKFAADLVRRVLGEPAASLVLHLDGQPDNILNMTGLALSCSRYVNGVALRHGEVSRDMFPGYPINSITNGVHAVTWTSEPFQELYDHHFPEWRRDNLYLRYAINLPPAEILAAHSRSKQQLLQEVERRTGQRLDPAVLTLGFARRATAYKRADLLFSDLDRLRRIVRHVGPLQVLFAGKAHPQDEGGKAIIRKVFAAAQALRPDVTVLYLEDYDMTLARLLCAGSDVWLNTPLKPQEASGTSGMKAALNGVPSLSVLDGWWVEGCIEGVTGWAIGEDGQRPSDPAREAASLYDKLEYVIAPLFYKRPMAFAEVQRSAIALNGSYYNAQRMMMQYLANAYASCGAISNVICPVVPLRQDSPNCPPADSSTPTG, encoded by the coding sequence ATGCAGACTTTTCCAGCGACGATCGCCTACTTTTCGATGGAAATTGGCCTGGACCCTGCGATTCCCACTTACAGCGGAGGGCTGGGTATTCTGGCAGGGGACACCTTGCGCGCTGCCGCCGACCTGGGAATTCCTATGGTCGGAGTCAGCCTGGTGCATCGACTCGGTTACTTCCGGCAACGTCTGGATGCTCAAGGCCAGCAGTACGAAGAACCGGCTACCTGGAACCCGGAACAACACTTGGAAGCCCTGCCCCCCAGCATCCGAGTACCCTTGGAGGAACGACAAGTAAGTGTGCGGGTCTGGCGGTATTGGGTCCAGGGGATCAGCGGCTGGAAAATCCCGGTCTATTTGCTGGATACGAACCTGGAAGAAAACAACGCTTGGGATCGGCACTTGACGGATCAACTCTATGGCGGCGATGCGTACTACCGCTTGTGTCAAGAAGTGATCCTCGGAGTGGGGGGAGCCTTGATTCTCCAGGCGTTGGGACACGATACGATTGTGACTTACCACATGAACGAAGGGCACTCTGCCTTCCTGGTTCTGGGATTGTTGCGCCAGTTGTGCCAGGGAGAGCTGCCCTCGCAATGGACCGCCGAATTGCACGAGCAGGTGCGGCAACGCTGCGTCTTCACCACCCATACACCTGTCCCTGCGGGTCACGACAAGTTCGCGGCGGACCTGGTGCGCCGCGTGCTGGGAGAACCGGCGGCTTCCTTGGTGCTCCATCTCGATGGTCAGCCGGACAACATCCTCAACATGACCGGACTGGCTTTGAGCTGCTCGCGATACGTAAACGGAGTCGCTCTGCGGCATGGCGAGGTTTCCCGCGACATGTTTCCCGGTTACCCCATCAATTCCATCACCAACGGCGTCCATGCGGTCACCTGGACCAGCGAGCCATTCCAGGAACTCTACGACCACCATTTTCCGGAATGGCGGCGGGATAACCTGTATCTGCGCTATGCCATCAATTTACCGCCTGCGGAAATCCTGGCGGCCCACTCCCGCAGCAAACAGCAACTCCTTCAAGAAGTGGAACGGCGCACGGGACAGAGGCTGGATCCGGCTGTCCTGACCCTCGGCTTCGCCCGGCGTGCCACGGCATACAAGCGAGCCGATCTGCTCTTCAGCGATTTGGACCGCCTCCGGCGGATCGTCCGGCATGTGGGACCTTTGCAAGTGCTGTTTGCGGGCAAGGCTCACCCTCAGGATGAGGGAGGCAAAGCCATCATTCGCAAGGTGTTTGCCGCCGCCCAAGCCCTTCGGCCGGATGTGACCGTCCTTTATCTCGAAGATTACGACATGACCTTAGCCCGCCTTCTGTGTGCGGGAAGCGACGTTTGGCTGAATACGCCGCTCAAACCTCAGGAAGCCTCCGGCACGAGCGGGATGAAAGCCGCCCTCAACGGAGTGCCGAGTCTCAGCGTTCTGGACGGCTGGTGGGTCGAAGGGTGTATCGAAGGGGTGACCGGCTGGGCCATCGGCGAGGACGGTCAGCGGCCCAGCGATCCCGCGCGCGAGGCTGCTTCGCTCTACGACAAGCTCGAATATGTCATCGCTCCGCTTTTCTACAAACGGCCGATGGCCTTTGCGGAAGTCCAACGCTCCGCGATCGCCCTCAACGGTTCGTACTACAACGCCCAGCGGATGATGATGCAATACTTGGCTAACGCTTACGCCTCATGCGGGGCCATCAGCAATGTTATCTGCCCAGTGGTCCCGCTGCGCCAGGACTCACCCAATTGTCCCCCGGCGGACTCCAGCACCCCCACCGGATAG
- a CDS encoding TerB family tellurite resistance protein, protein MADWKKLAKEALLADGKIDTREVEILRRSLFADARIDKSELEFLADLRKSAKSTVKEFMKLFIEAVKNHMLADGVITDTEAAWLRKTIFADKKVDADEIELLKELKRSAKKTSPEFDKLYNECVK, encoded by the coding sequence ATGGCCGATTGGAAGAAACTTGCCAAGGAGGCACTCCTGGCCGATGGAAAAATCGACACTCGCGAAGTGGAAATTCTGCGGCGGTCATTGTTCGCGGACGCCCGTATCGACAAATCGGAGTTGGAGTTTCTGGCAGACCTACGCAAATCTGCCAAATCCACGGTCAAGGAGTTCATGAAGCTGTTCATCGAGGCGGTGAAGAACCACATGCTCGCGGACGGTGTAATTACGGACACCGAGGCAGCTTGGCTGCGGAAAACGATATTCGCGGATAAAAAGGTCGATGCGGATGAGATCGAGTTGCTTAAAGAGTTGAAGCGGTCGGCCAAGAAGACCTCGCCAGAATTTGACAAACTTTACAACGAATGCGTTAAATGA